The following are encoded in a window of Aerococcus sanguinicola genomic DNA:
- a CDS encoding DMT family transporter, whose protein sequence is MTNRNKGIIAILISAFGFAVMNLCIPLAGDLPTIEKSFFRNIVAFAVALTLLLRSWSQVKNQVQVGDLPWKTLLLRSILGTVGVFCNYYALDHLLLSDASVLNKLAPFATLVFSAIFLKERMDKQHLIALGFAFVGVLLVSKPTGATADLLPYLVTILGGLSAGGAYTAVRQLNKQGVPSAFTVAFFSGFSCLVCVPYLIFNYVPLDQKSLLALLGAGLAASFGQFGITLAYKFAPANEISIFDYSSIVFSGLLGFIFLGQVPDGWSILGYFIIFTGGLVTFLYNRQLTRKQLSR, encoded by the coding sequence GTGACAAATCGTAATAAGGGCATTATTGCCATCTTGATCTCTGCTTTTGGTTTTGCTGTGATGAATCTTTGCATCCCCTTAGCCGGAGACCTCCCCACTATTGAAAAGAGTTTTTTTAGAAATATTGTTGCCTTCGCCGTTGCCTTGACCCTCTTGCTGCGGTCTTGGTCCCAAGTTAAGAACCAGGTCCAGGTGGGTGACTTGCCCTGGAAGACCCTCCTCTTAAGGTCGATCTTGGGAACGGTTGGGGTCTTCTGTAATTACTATGCCCTCGACCACCTGCTTCTTTCTGACGCTTCCGTTCTCAATAAGCTGGCACCTTTTGCGACGCTTGTTTTTTCAGCGATTTTTCTCAAGGAACGGATGGATAAGCAACACTTGATCGCCCTGGGCTTTGCCTTTGTGGGAGTTCTCTTAGTCAGCAAACCGACTGGGGCAACAGCCGACCTCCTGCCTTACCTTGTCACTATTCTTGGGGGCTTGAGCGCGGGCGGAGCCTATACCGCGGTCCGTCAGCTTAATAAGCAGGGAGTCCCCAGTGCCTTTACGGTGGCCTTCTTCTCAGGGTTCTCCTGTTTAGTTTGTGTGCCGTATTTAATCTTTAACTATGTCCCCCTCGACCAAAAGTCTTTATTAGCTCTTTTAGGGGCAGGCTTGGCTGCCAGCTTCGGCCAGTTCGGGATTACCCTGGCTTATAAGTTTGCACCAGCTAATGAGATCTCTATTTTTGACTATTCCAGCATTGTTTTCAGTGGTCTCCTCGGCTTCATCTTCCTTGGCCAGGTACCTGATGGCTGGAGTATTCTCGGCTATTTCATTATCTTTACAGGGGGCTTAGTCACCTTCCTCTACAACCGCCAATTGACCCGCAAGCAGTTATCTCGCTAA
- a CDS encoding ClC family H(+)/Cl(-) exchange transporter, translated as MESNQKQLSAAFKQSSSKLALATEGILVGILAGLGAVVYRYILTYAGAWQQALYQITNFPWLIALFLFLGIMGALTGILVQLAPLSSGSGIPQVSGELLGEMSMRPLPTLFSKYLGGFMAMLAGMSLGREGPSIQIGAAISKAYTKWRKHGDLSQRILLTSGASAGLSAAFNAPIASTLFVVEEVHKNISPFILIPALLASISADLVSKWVFGLTPSFAIKMDQLLPQSSYYLIIILGLVTALVGTTFNQVLLAFQRFLQKHFPNVVVRIALGFLLTGLIVWAFPALAGSGHDLVYQYLEMPWPLKSLILVLIGKLLFTCFCYGTSTPGGIFLPTLVMGCLTGAVSFQVFSLFIDLDPDLLANFVVLGMAGVLTAVVRSPLTSMVLVLEMVGSLQNFLPVAIVAITAYLLAEALKVAPIYDSLYDRMRPLPQDHKEKEAAILEFDVPLTSSLAGKKLADLDLPQEILIASIVRGRASLVPKGATTIQAKDRLLIVTSKDHLAATKKLFREAAKT; from the coding sequence TTGGAATCCAATCAAAAACAATTGAGCGCTGCTTTCAAACAATCGAGCTCGAAGCTGGCGCTAGCTACGGAGGGGATCTTGGTAGGGATCCTGGCTGGCTTAGGGGCGGTGGTTTACCGCTACATCCTGACTTATGCTGGGGCTTGGCAGCAGGCCCTCTACCAGATAACAAATTTTCCTTGGCTAATTGCGCTTTTTTTATTTTTAGGGATAATGGGGGCCTTAACGGGTATTCTTGTCCAATTGGCGCCCCTGTCCAGTGGGTCTGGGATTCCCCAGGTGTCAGGCGAACTTTTGGGTGAGATGTCTATGCGCCCCCTGCCCACGCTCTTTTCTAAATATCTGGGGGGATTTATGGCCATGCTAGCGGGGATGTCCCTGGGGCGGGAAGGGCCATCTATCCAGATCGGGGCGGCAATCAGCAAGGCCTATACTAAATGGCGCAAGCATGGCGACCTGAGCCAGCGTATTCTTCTAACCTCGGGAGCCAGCGCCGGCTTGTCAGCTGCCTTCAATGCACCGATTGCCTCGACCCTCTTTGTGGTTGAAGAAGTCCATAAGAATATCTCCCCCTTTATTCTCATTCCTGCTCTTTTGGCATCCATCAGTGCCGACCTGGTATCCAAGTGGGTTTTTGGTTTGACGCCGTCCTTTGCGATCAAAATGGACCAACTTCTTCCCCAATCTAGTTATTACTTAATTATTATTCTGGGCCTTGTGACAGCCCTAGTGGGGACGACCTTCAACCAGGTCCTTTTAGCCTTCCAGCGCTTTTTACAGAAGCACTTCCCGAATGTTGTGGTTCGGATTGCCCTAGGTTTTCTCTTAACGGGGCTTATTGTGTGGGCTTTCCCTGCCTTGGCAGGTAGCGGGCATGACTTGGTCTACCAGTATTTAGAGATGCCTTGGCCCCTTAAAAGCTTAATCCTAGTCCTCATCGGTAAATTACTCTTCACCTGTTTCTGTTATGGGACTTCAACACCGGGCGGTATCTTCTTGCCCACCCTCGTGATGGGATGTTTGACTGGGGCAGTCAGCTTTCAAGTTTTCAGCCTATTTATTGATTTAGATCCTGATCTCTTAGCTAATTTTGTCGTTCTTGGCATGGCAGGGGTCCTGACGGCAGTCGTCCGTTCGCCACTAACTTCCATGGTTCTTGTCCTAGAGATGGTAGGGAGTTTGCAGAACTTCCTGCCTGTAGCCATTGTGGCCATCACAGCTTACCTGCTTGCGGAAGCCCTCAAGGTGGCCCCTATCTACGACAGCCTCTATGACCGCATGCGGCCTCTCCCCCAAGACCATAAAGAAAAGGAAGCCGCTATCTTGGAATTTGATGTGCCCTTAACTTCCTCGCTAGCGGGGAAGAAACTAGCTGACCTGGACCTCCCCCAAGAAATTCTCATCGCTTCCATTGTGCGCGGTCGGGCCAGCCTTGTGCCTAAGGGGGCAACTACCATCCAAGCCAAAGATCGACTTCTGATTGTGACCTCCAAGGATCATTTAGCAGCTACCAAGAAACTTTTCCGAGAGGCTGCCAAGACCTAG
- the recX gene encoding recombination regulator RecX has product MAKKSYQGPVRLSDLSGDHVKKASADQAKRPSQQKEKPRPAQDLVQAAQALKAKKLDQKPQRPGTDNDQEKSEEAGLSGEITKIEAQKRRKHRFNIYLNQSYAFPVSEATLVKFALAKGQVLSAERVGEIQAAEAAAQAYQTAVNYLSHQLRSEKEIRQRLQRDDWPEGVIDQTIQRLKELRLVDDLVYGQSYTRTAMRLQKKGPGQIQRKLKEKGLSESIIQQALEEYDDQTAQDNIEELAAKRLKQQMRKYAQRDSEQRTVRYLMQKGFDSDAAKQAVQRASQDLVDDDLEDDKLDQQGQKYWRKYRRLDPKERYFKVKQQLYRRGFEAGAIKQWLDQEMEKEEG; this is encoded by the coding sequence ATGGCAAAGAAGAGCTATCAAGGCCCAGTGCGGCTCTCAGACTTATCCGGTGATCATGTGAAAAAAGCCTCTGCTGACCAAGCTAAGAGACCAAGTCAGCAGAAGGAGAAGCCCCGCCCGGCTCAAGATTTGGTCCAAGCGGCGCAAGCGCTGAAAGCAAAAAAGTTAGATCAAAAACCGCAGCGTCCGGGAACAGACAATGACCAGGAAAAGTCTGAAGAGGCAGGGCTGTCCGGTGAAATTACCAAGATTGAAGCGCAAAAGCGGCGCAAACATCGCTTTAATATTTATCTCAACCAAAGCTATGCCTTTCCTGTAAGTGAAGCGACCCTGGTTAAGTTTGCTTTGGCCAAGGGTCAGGTCTTAAGTGCTGAGCGAGTAGGCGAGATCCAAGCAGCTGAAGCCGCTGCCCAGGCTTATCAGACAGCAGTGAATTATCTGAGCCACCAATTGCGTTCGGAGAAGGAGATCCGTCAACGGCTCCAGCGGGATGATTGGCCTGAAGGGGTGATTGACCAAACCATCCAGCGCTTAAAAGAACTGCGACTCGTCGATGACTTGGTCTATGGCCAGTCCTATACCCGGACGGCCATGCGCCTGCAGAAGAAGGGTCCCGGTCAAATTCAGCGCAAACTAAAGGAAAAGGGCCTCAGCGAGTCGATCATCCAACAAGCTCTGGAGGAGTATGATGACCAAACTGCCCAGGATAATATTGAAGAACTGGCGGCTAAACGTTTGAAGCAACAAATGCGAAAATATGCCCAGCGCGATAGCGAACAGCGCACAGTGCGCTATTTGATGCAGAAGGGCTTCGATAGTGATGCAGCCAAGCAAGCGGTCCAAAGAGCGAGTCAAGACCTTGTTGATGACGATCTAGAAGATGATAAATTGGACCAGCAAGGCCAGAAGTACTGGCGCAAGTACCGCCGCCTAGACCCTAAAGAGCGCTATTTTAAAGTTAAACAACAGCTTTACCGCCGGGGCTTTGAAGCAGGGGCGATTAAGCAATGGCTAGACCAAGAGATGGAGAAAGAAGAGGGATAA
- the mutY gene encoding A/G-specific adenine glycosylase yields the protein MQIQDHKPEDWLGRSAIEDLGPDIHGVQVWGPKTNEKFQTTLLDWYDQHGRTLPWRESISAYAVWVSEIMLQQTQVDTVIPYYQNFMQKFPDIQSLAQAGEADLLKAWEGLGYYSRVRNMQVAAQTIMDDYDGEFPSDLKEIQSLKGIGPYTAGAIASIAFNVATPAIDGNAMRVFARLFTVSADIAQAKNRKIFQALGEYLVDPKRPGDFNQAIMDLGSSYQRAKDPNPEASPLRDFNLSTLTGTTLDYPVKSKKAKAKHYYYDALVLEDKAGRVLICQRPETGLLAKMWTVPLLERKEAAKEDMPLGPLFADQVAEDDQAIYDNLLAESQAHYHVSPIFYKRQLAEVKHVFSHQVWHIRVYQGQLKEDPDQVIDRLTKQGASNWSWLKLSDMTQHAFPTVQMKIWQAYEKNRV from the coding sequence TTGCAGATACAAGACCATAAGCCCGAAGATTGGTTGGGGCGGAGTGCCATTGAAGACTTGGGACCAGATATCCACGGCGTTCAAGTCTGGGGACCTAAGACCAATGAGAAGTTTCAGACCACTTTGCTGGATTGGTATGACCAACATGGCCGCACCCTTCCTTGGCGCGAATCGATATCAGCTTATGCCGTTTGGGTCTCCGAAATCATGCTCCAACAGACCCAGGTGGACACGGTTATCCCTTACTATCAGAACTTCATGCAAAAGTTCCCGGATATTCAATCCTTGGCCCAAGCTGGAGAAGCGGACCTATTAAAGGCTTGGGAAGGCTTGGGTTATTATTCTCGGGTTCGCAATATGCAGGTGGCTGCCCAAACAATTATGGACGATTATGATGGTGAGTTTCCCAGTGACTTAAAGGAAATCCAATCACTTAAGGGGATTGGTCCTTATACAGCAGGCGCCATTGCTTCGATTGCTTTCAATGTTGCGACGCCAGCTATCGATGGCAATGCCATGCGGGTCTTCGCCCGGCTTTTTACAGTGAGTGCAGACATTGCCCAGGCTAAGAACCGGAAGATTTTTCAGGCATTGGGCGAGTATCTCGTGGATCCTAAACGTCCAGGTGATTTCAACCAAGCCATTATGGACCTGGGTTCGAGTTATCAAAGGGCCAAGGATCCTAATCCAGAAGCCAGCCCCCTAAGAGACTTCAACCTATCGACTTTAACGGGGACGACCTTGGATTATCCTGTCAAAAGCAAAAAAGCCAAGGCCAAGCATTACTACTATGATGCCTTGGTATTGGAAGATAAAGCTGGGCGGGTCCTTATCTGCCAGCGCCCCGAGACGGGTTTATTGGCTAAGATGTGGACCGTCCCCCTCCTTGAGCGCAAGGAGGCGGCTAAAGAAGACATGCCACTCGGTCCTCTCTTCGCCGACCAAGTGGCTGAAGACGACCAGGCGATCTACGACAATTTACTTGCCGAAAGCCAAGCCCACTACCATGTCAGTCCTATCTTCTACAAGCGCCAGCTCGCCGAAGTCAAACATGTCTTCAGCCACCAAGTCTGGCACATCCGCGTCTACCAAGGCCAACTAAAGGAAGACCCTGACCAAGTCATCGACCGCTTAACCAAGCAAGGAGCCAGCAACTGGTCCTGGCTCAAACTCAGCGACATGACCCAGCATGCCTTCCCCACCGTCCAAATGAAAATCTGGCAAGCCTATGAAAAGAACAGGGTGTGA
- a CDS encoding DUF402 domain-containing protein — protein sequence MRNPQEGEYIAVKSYKHDGSLHRTWHDCMVLKTSDQSIIACNDHTLVSESDGRRWVTREPALLYFHKKYWFNIVTMIRQKGTSYYCNLASPYIMDKDGLKYIDYDLDIKVFPNGDKKLLDVDEYLDHGRKMAYPYDIDYIVTCHLYELNRWIEEGKGPFSKAYVDLWYERYCQLSQRQQQHKKKRRQH from the coding sequence ATGCGTAATCCTCAAGAAGGAGAATACATCGCAGTCAAAAGCTATAAACATGACGGCAGTTTGCATCGCACTTGGCATGATTGTATGGTGCTCAAGACCTCTGATCAGAGTATCATTGCTTGTAATGACCATACCCTTGTCAGTGAATCCGATGGTCGGCGCTGGGTAACACGCGAGCCCGCCCTTCTCTATTTTCATAAGAAGTACTGGTTCAATATTGTCACGATGATCCGCCAAAAAGGTACATCGTATTATTGTAACCTGGCTTCCCCTTATATTATGGACAAGGACGGCCTTAAATACATTGACTATGATTTAGATATCAAAGTCTTTCCGAATGGCGATAAAAAGTTACTCGATGTAGATGAATACCTCGACCATGGTCGAAAGATGGCCTATCCTTACGATATAGACTATATCGTCACTTGCCATCTCTATGAATTGAACCGCTGGATTGAAGAAGGCAAAGGCCCCTTCTCTAAGGCCTATGTAGACTTGTGGTATGAACGTTATTGCCAGCTAAGCCAGCGCCAACAACAGCATAAGAAAAAGCGCCGCCAGCACTAG
- the pulA gene encoding type I pullulanase, whose product MELLDDLFALSGIESPQTIREAMHNYALSEEFDQTYAYGGALGAVYHKRFTRFVLWAPLAQQVDLLVFKDLYSELYDSYPMKRQKKGTYEASIAGDCHNLAYSYRLYFPDGSCVYSQDPYAKAATVNSGRSVVVNPTSAYPEAWEEDQGPKMDASEVVIYEANIRDLTAAPSSGVRFPGKYLGLAESGTKTAQGLATGLDYLADLGISHVQLMPFFDFATVDEERESGRNYNWGYDPQNYFLPEGSYASDPFTPVTRLIETRQMIQALHQKGLGVIMDVVFNHVYDEESHPLMLTVPDYYLRFHESGHPANGSGVGSELATERRMMRRYLLDAIRYWVEEYHVDGFRFDLMGLIDVETMQAVRQLADQLGPNIIILGEGWNMGHCLADQDKACLENASQLEGISFFNDRFRDALRGNDFEEGHDTGFISNKKHMEFQIVENLKGSQTLNGEDYHFHAPQQLIQYCAVHDNWTLWDKLAITRSHEVVGFRRRRQLLANTLIALTEGIPFFHSGQEFLRSKLNLRNTYNAPVEINALDWDKRDDEIEAVTYLKDLLDYRKKHEVFRLTSFAAIYDHLEILRADSQIIIAVYQAADRQILVAYNASKYKQLVSLPEGTWKLRASEGRFYTDEEMRETYQEEAELAFLAATIFEQVTK is encoded by the coding sequence ATGGAATTGCTTGATGACTTATTTGCCCTGTCTGGGATTGAATCCCCTCAAACGATTCGCGAGGCTATGCATAACTATGCTCTAAGCGAAGAATTTGACCAGACCTATGCTTACGGTGGCGCTTTGGGGGCAGTCTACCATAAACGTTTCACCCGTTTTGTGCTCTGGGCACCCCTGGCTCAGCAAGTAGATCTACTTGTATTTAAAGACTTGTATAGCGAATTGTACGATTCCTATCCGATGAAGCGGCAAAAAAAGGGAACTTATGAAGCGAGTATAGCAGGGGACTGCCACAATCTGGCCTACAGCTACCGCCTTTATTTTCCGGATGGGAGCTGTGTTTATTCCCAAGATCCCTATGCCAAAGCAGCCACGGTGAACAGTGGCCGGTCGGTAGTTGTTAATCCGACTAGCGCTTATCCTGAGGCTTGGGAAGAAGACCAGGGGCCTAAGATGGACGCAAGTGAAGTGGTGATCTATGAAGCTAATATTCGCGACCTAACTGCTGCCCCTTCTTCTGGTGTTCGCTTTCCCGGTAAGTATCTAGGCCTAGCGGAATCTGGAACGAAAACGGCCCAGGGCTTGGCAACAGGGCTCGATTATTTAGCTGATTTAGGAATCAGCCATGTCCAACTGATGCCTTTCTTTGACTTTGCCACGGTTGATGAAGAGCGAGAGAGTGGGCGCAACTATAACTGGGGGTATGATCCCCAGAATTATTTCTTGCCGGAGGGCTCTTATGCTAGCGATCCTTTTACCCCAGTGACCCGGCTTATAGAAACCAGGCAAATGATCCAGGCCCTCCACCAGAAGGGGCTGGGGGTGATTATGGACGTGGTCTTTAACCATGTTTATGATGAAGAGAGTCATCCCTTGATGCTTACGGTGCCGGACTACTATCTGCGCTTCCATGAATCGGGCCATCCCGCTAATGGATCAGGGGTGGGGAGCGAGCTAGCCACAGAGCGGCGGATGATGCGTCGTTATCTCTTGGATGCCATCCGTTATTGGGTAGAAGAGTACCATGTGGATGGTTTCCGTTTCGACTTGATGGGCTTGATTGATGTGGAAACCATGCAAGCCGTTCGCCAGTTGGCTGACCAACTGGGCCCCAATATTATTATTCTGGGCGAGGGGTGGAATATGGGCCACTGCCTAGCGGACCAGGATAAAGCTTGCTTGGAGAATGCCAGCCAGCTCGAGGGAATTTCTTTCTTCAATGACCGCTTCCGCGATGCCTTGCGGGGGAATGACTTTGAGGAGGGCCACGATACCGGCTTCATCTCTAACAAAAAGCACATGGAATTTCAAATTGTTGAGAATTTGAAGGGGAGTCAGACCCTCAATGGGGAGGACTACCACTTCCATGCCCCCCAGCAGCTCATCCAATACTGTGCGGTCCATGATAATTGGACGCTCTGGGATAAGTTGGCCATCACTCGGTCTCATGAAGTAGTTGGTTTCCGCCGTCGCCGTCAACTCTTGGCCAATACGCTGATTGCATTAACAGAAGGCATTCCTTTCTTTCATTCCGGCCAGGAGTTCCTGCGCAGTAAACTCAATCTGCGAAATACCTACAATGCACCGGTCGAGATTAATGCGCTGGATTGGGACAAGCGCGATGATGAAATCGAAGCGGTGACTTACCTTAAGGATTTGCTGGATTACCGCAAGAAGCACGAGGTTTTCCGCTTAACTTCTTTTGCAGCGATTTATGATCACTTAGAAATTTTAAGGGCGGATTCGCAAATCATCATAGCAGTCTACCAGGCCGCTGACCGGCAAATCTTAGTTGCTTATAACGCGAGCAAATATAAGCAGCTTGTCTCTTTGCCAGAAGGAACTTGGAAGCTAAGAGCCAGCGAGGGACGCTTCTACACAGATGAAGAAATGCGTGAAACTTATCAAGAAGAAGCAGAACTAGCCTTTCTAGCCGCAACGATATTTGAACAAGTGACAAAATAA
- a CDS encoding FUSC family protein, translating into MKLGARTIKTGIGVMVAIIISSLLPHIDPTMPAFTVVLTMQQSVGKTWESMSNRIIAAFMGGLCAVIMTTLFGRNAGIIGLTVIIFIVLMNSMKLSNAISIAAMTVVIIMLSPFDSDQEIILTASKRVIESLLGVIIAFLVNLFILPPKYDAVVYDEINTTNTEISIRLRAILRKNGEYSTLNSDLSWARHKIRHIQELFELLKEERVWRGKGITEFKRKLVILRSFIQALNHSTRLLRLLHEHTNVVFELPDSLRLEIRERIETLCAAHEQIFLKFDGRISPTEVNFFQSTSQYRQHLIDNMFKAARLSEDETDTSQLERSNAIILITSTIIRYEESLMRLNMLVRSYHLHHVDDKFQADSLKGLEK; encoded by the coding sequence ATGAAATTGGGTGCCCGAACGATTAAGACTGGCATTGGTGTTATGGTGGCCATTATTATTTCGAGTCTTTTACCCCATATCGATCCAACGATGCCGGCCTTTACAGTCGTTTTAACCATGCAACAATCCGTTGGCAAAACTTGGGAATCAATGTCAAATCGTATTATCGCTGCTTTCATGGGGGGGCTCTGTGCCGTCATCATGACCACGCTCTTTGGCCGCAATGCGGGAATTATTGGTTTAACTGTTATTATCTTTATTGTCTTGATGAATTCGATGAAATTGTCCAACGCCATCTCTATTGCTGCGATGACAGTGGTTATTATCATGCTCTCCCCCTTTGATTCGGACCAGGAAATCATTCTCACCGCCAGCAAGCGGGTGATTGAGAGTTTGCTTGGAGTCATTATCGCCTTTCTGGTCAACCTCTTCATCCTCCCGCCCAAATATGATGCGGTGGTCTACGATGAAATTAATACAACAAATACAGAGATCAGCATCCGCTTGAGAGCTATTCTTAGAAAAAATGGTGAGTATTCGACCTTGAATTCTGACCTCTCATGGGCAAGGCATAAGATCCGCCACATCCAAGAACTCTTTGAACTACTCAAAGAAGAAAGAGTCTGGAGGGGCAAAGGGATTACCGAATTCAAACGTAAATTGGTCATCCTTCGCAGCTTCATCCAAGCCCTCAACCATTCCACCCGCCTCCTCCGTTTGCTCCATGAACATACCAATGTGGTCTTTGAATTGCCGGATAGCTTACGTTTAGAGATTCGCGAGCGGATTGAAACCCTGTGTGCAGCCCACGAACAAATCTTTCTTAAGTTCGATGGGCGGATTTCTCCCACTGAAGTGAACTTCTTCCAGTCCACTTCCCAATACCGCCAACACCTAATCGACAACATGTTCAAAGCTGCCCGGCTTTCAGAAGATGAGACAGATACTTCCCAGCTTGAACGATCGAATGCGATTATCTTGATTACCTCCACGATTATTCGTTATGAGGAAAGTCTAATGCGGCTCAATATGTTAGTCCGCAGCTACCATCTCCACCACGTTGATGACAAATTTCAAGCCGATAGCCTTAAAGGACTTGAAAAATAG
- a CDS encoding Fur family transcriptional regulator gives MDNESKYAKTITALREHKVRITPQREAIIKYLIETKDHPTAEDIFNELSPHFKSMSLATVYNNLNLLTRMHLVRELNYGDDASHFDFDLDRHYHVICEHCGRIVDLYYPILYELESYAAAYTGFKVNNHRLEIYGLCQDCQLERQETEDHG, from the coding sequence ATGGATAATGAAAGTAAATACGCCAAAACCATTACTGCCCTACGCGAACATAAAGTGAGGATCACGCCCCAGCGAGAAGCAATTATTAAATACCTCATTGAGACCAAGGACCATCCGACAGCAGAGGATATTTTCAATGAACTGTCGCCGCATTTTAAGAGCATGAGCCTGGCAACCGTCTATAATAATTTGAATCTCTTGACCCGGATGCACCTCGTCCGTGAATTGAATTATGGGGATGATGCTAGCCATTTCGACTTTGATTTGGATCGCCATTACCATGTGATCTGTGAGCACTGCGGCCGGATTGTCGACCTCTATTATCCGATTCTCTATGAGTTGGAGTCCTATGCGGCTGCCTATACAGGCTTTAAGGTCAATAACCATCGTTTAGAAATTTATGGCCTATGCCAAGACTGTCAACTTGAACGCCAAGAAACGGAAGACCATGGCTAG
- the proC gene encoding pyrroline-5-carboxylate reductase, with protein sequence MPIISIIGAGNMGGAIARGISENPPFQTMEVRLADPNADTLKKFAKLPAITCFTDNQEAVTGADYVILALKPAYIEGVIREIQDQLAPSSLVVSIATSLSLERAKQILGADQKFARVMPNTPAQVGAGMAGIVGNDRLTADDRNGLLAIFSSLGQARFVGEDLLNTVTALSGSGPALMYMILEAMADAAVLTGMPRQDAYDFASQTMLGAAKMAQESQLHPGELKDMVCTPAGTTIAEVQAAEALGIRSTIIESLLAGHDKAKELAED encoded by the coding sequence ATGCCAATCATTTCGATTATCGGAGCAGGAAATATGGGCGGCGCTATCGCTCGGGGGATCTCAGAAAATCCGCCCTTCCAAACGATGGAAGTTCGCCTTGCAGATCCTAATGCCGATACCCTTAAAAAATTTGCCAAGCTTCCTGCTATCACTTGCTTCACTGACAACCAAGAGGCGGTTACCGGGGCTGACTATGTGATCTTAGCCCTTAAACCAGCCTACATTGAAGGCGTTATCCGGGAAATCCAAGACCAACTCGCTCCCTCTTCCCTAGTGGTCTCCATCGCCACTAGCCTGAGCCTTGAGCGAGCCAAGCAAATACTGGGAGCAGACCAGAAATTTGCCCGCGTTATGCCGAACACGCCTGCCCAGGTTGGTGCCGGAATGGCAGGTATTGTCGGCAATGACCGCCTAACAGCTGATGACCGAAATGGCCTTCTAGCTATCTTTTCCAGTTTAGGCCAAGCCCGTTTTGTGGGTGAAGACCTCTTGAATACGGTAACGGCATTATCCGGATCAGGGCCAGCTCTCATGTACATGATCCTTGAAGCCATGGCGGATGCTGCAGTTCTTACTGGAATGCCCCGGCAAGATGCCTATGATTTTGCTAGTCAGACCATGCTGGGAGCAGCTAAGATGGCCCAAGAAAGCCAGCTCCACCCTGGTGAATTAAAGGACATGGTCTGTACGCCTGCCGGCACAACCATCGCTGAAGTCCAAGCCGCTGAAGCCTTGGGAATCCGCTCCACTATAATCGAAAGCCTTCTAGCTGGCCATGACAAGGCCAAGGAGTTAGCCGAAGACTAG
- a CDS encoding hydrolase gives MKTPKKTPSVSSALRKDTLKVPDVIRDASGIRIYGRRLKSFLFSTDVATICYSNADAILAVYPQTPHPSIVSAISTVSTAPVFAGVGGGLTSGKRSADIALFAEAEGVMGVVVNAPMPVETIEMIEGTIDSPIIATIVSAYNDIDARLKAGVDILNVASGKDTPNLVAWIRERYPDVPIIATGGKTDDSIREVIAAGANAISWTPPTTGELFKKKMDVYRKERREEFIESHDGMTLNEYEQHLEDQD, from the coding sequence GTGAAAACACCCAAAAAAACACCGAGTGTGAGCTCGGCTTTAAGAAAAGATACCCTCAAAGTTCCTGATGTGATTCGTGACGCTTCTGGTATCCGGATCTATGGGCGTCGCTTAAAATCCTTTCTCTTTTCAACGGATGTTGCGACAATTTGCTATAGCAATGCAGATGCGATTCTGGCTGTTTATCCGCAAACGCCGCATCCATCTATTGTCTCAGCCATCTCAACTGTCAGCACAGCCCCAGTCTTTGCAGGCGTTGGTGGCGGCTTAACTAGCGGTAAGCGCAGCGCGGATATTGCTTTATTTGCAGAAGCAGAGGGAGTTATGGGCGTCGTTGTTAATGCCCCAATGCCGGTTGAAACTATCGAGATGATTGAGGGAACCATTGATTCTCCCATTATCGCGACGATTGTATCTGCCTATAATGATATCGATGCCCGGCTCAAAGCAGGTGTGGATATTCTCAATGTTGCGAGCGGTAAGGATACCCCTAATTTGGTAGCCTGGATCCGTGAACGCTATCCAGATGTTCCTATCATTGCGACAGGGGGCAAGACTGATGACAGCATTCGCGAAGTCATTGCGGCGGGGGCCAATGCCATTTCTTGGACACCGCCTACGACGGGTGAGCTCTTCAAAAAGAAAATGGATGTCTACCGCAAGGAAAGACGGGAAGAATTCATTGAAAGTCATGATGGGATGACTCTTAACGAGTATGAGCAACACTTAGAAGACCAAGATTAG